Proteins from a single region of Syngnathus scovelli strain Florida chromosome 7, RoL_Ssco_1.2, whole genome shotgun sequence:
- the trpc4b gene encoding short transient receptor potential channel 4b isoform X1: MSRLYYKKTGSPSYSDRIPLRIVRAEPELSALERAYLGAVGKGDYATVKEALEEAEIYFRINIDCVDSLGRTALLIAIENENLEIVDLLLSYNVHVGDALLHAIRKQVVGAVELLLNHKKPSGEKQKLPPILQDKQFWGFTPDITPIILAAHTNNYEIIKLLVQRGVSIPQPHAVLCDCLECVSSSDVDGLRHSHCRLNIYKALASPSLIALSSEDPFLTAFQLSWELKELSRVENEFKAEYEALSRTCKQFAKDLLDQTRSSKELEIILNYRDDINPLLDENTNDLARVKLAIKYCQKEFVAQPNCQQLLASRWYDQIPGWRRRHWAVKLVTCMLIGLLFPVLSIFYLVSPKSRYGLLIRKPFIKFICHAASYLTFLFLLFLASQHIEAPQRDIQGPAPTVVEWMILPWVIGKQFLVFFPAIGHNATTCLCLEGFIWTEIKQMWDSGFQDYMDDWWNIMDFIMNALYLATISLKIVAYAKYSGHKPRCSWEMWHPTLIAEALFAIANIFSSLRLICLFTANSHLGPLQISLGRMLLDILKFLFIYCLVLLAFANGLNQLYYYYGTDVGDNCKGIRCMQQNNAFSTLFETLQSLFWSVFGLISLYVTRVKPPHEFTEFVGTTMFGTYNIISLVVLLNMLIAMMNNSYQHIADHADIEWKFARTKLWMSYFEEGGTLPSPFNIIPSPKSFYYLTGWIRAHLFHVPSIKRLETFESLGRRAADNVRLNHEYQEVLKNLIKRYVAAMIRDAKTEKGLTEENFKELKQDISSFRYEVLGMMRGKWQRGSILASSPFAYPGNSFKYSPKYFTAEESQQRLEVFELSGRGPGPGDGAIAVSPEQTQARRASQNRSAMASKCSDSAEKQQLKSPRVIVQVARELEKDSQEKDLP, translated from the exons aTGTCCCGGCTGTACTACAAGAAGACGGGCAGCCCCTCCTACAGCGATCGCATCCCCCTGCGCATCGTGCGGGCCGAGCCGGAGCTCTCGGCCCTGGAGCGGGCCTACCTGGGGGCGGTGGGCAAGGGCGACTACGCCACGGTGAAGGAGGCCCTGGAGGAGGCCGAGATCTACTTCCGCATCAATATCGACTGCGTGGACTCGCTGGGGCGCACGGCGCTGCTCATCGCCATCGAGAACGAGAACCTGGAGATCGTGGACCTGCTGCTCAGCTACAACGTGCACGTGGGCGACGCCCTGCTGCACGCCATCCGCAAGCAGGTGGTGGGCGCCGTGGAACTGCTGCTCAACCACAAGAAGCCCAGCGGGGAGAAACAG AAGCTCCCGCCAATCCTGCAGGACAAGCAGTTTTGGGGCTTCACCCCAGACATCACTCCCATCATCCTGGCGGCGCACACCAACAACTACGAGATCATCAAGCTGCTGGTGCAGCGAGGCGTGTCCATCCCGCAGCCGCACGCCGTGCTGTGCGACTGCCTGGAGTGCGTGTCCAGCTCAGACGTGGACGGCCTGCGCCACTCGCACTGCCGCCTCAACATCTACAAGGCGCTGGCCAGCCCCTCGCTCATCGCCTTGTCCAGCGAGGACCCTTTCCTCACCGCCTTCCAGCTCAGCTGGGAGCTGAAGGAGCTCAGCAGGGTGGAGAACGAGTTCAAGGCCGAGTACGAGGCGCTGTCGCGTACCTGCAAACAATTCGCCAAGGACCTCCTGGATCAGACCAGGAGCTCCAAGGAGCTGGAAATCATCCTCAACTACCGCGACGACATCAACCCGCTGCTGGATGAGAACACCAACGATCTGGCCCGGGTCAAGTTGGCCATCAAGTACTGTCAGAAGGAG TTTGTGGCCCAGCCCAACTGTCAGCAGCTGCTGGCGTCGCGCTGGTACGATCAGATCCCGGGGTGGAGAAGACGGCACTGGGCGGTCAAACTGGTCACCTGTATGCTCATCGGGCTCCTCTTCCCAGTCTTGTCCATCTTTTACTTGGTGTCGCCGAAGAGCCGCTACGGCCTGTTGATCCGCAAGCCCTTCATCAAGTTCATCTGTCACGCCGCTTCCTATTTGACCTTCCTGTTCCTGCTCTTCTTGGCGTCGCAGCACATCGAAGCCCCGCAGCGGGACATTCAGGGCCCGGCACCCACCGTGGTGGAATGGATGATCCTACCCTGGGTCATCGGTAAACAATTTCTCGTTTTTTTCCCGGCGATTGGTCATAATGCCACCACTTGCTTGTGTCTTGAAGGTTTCATCTGGACAGAGATCAAGCAGATGTGGGATAGCGGTTTCCAAGACTACATGGATGACTGGTGGAACATCATGGACTTCATTATGAACGCGTTGTACCTTGCAACCATTTCCCTCAAGATTGTTGCCTATGCAAAG TACAGCGGGCACAAACCCCGATGCAGCTGGGAAATGTGGCACCCGACTCTGATTGCCGAGGCGCTCTTCGCCATCGCCAACATCTTCAGTTCCCTGCGCCTCATCTGCCTTTTCACCGCCAACTCCCACCTGGGCCCGCTGCAGATCTCACTGGGCCGCATGCTCCTCGACATCCTCAAGTTCCTCTTCATCTACTGTCTGGTGCTGCTGGCCTTCGCCAACGGCCTCAACCAGCTCTACTACTACTACGGAACCGATGTGGGCGACAACTGCAAGGGAATCCGCTGCATGCAGCAGAACAACGCCTTCTCCAC gttattcGAGACGCTGCAGTCGTTATTCTGGTCCGTGTTTGGCCTCATTTCCCTCTACGTGACACGAGTGAAGCCGCCCCACGAATTTACCGAGTTTGTCGGAACCACCATGTTCGGCACGTACAACATCATCTCCCTGGTGGTGCTGCTGAACATGCTCATCGCCATGATGAACAACTCGTACCAGCACATTGCG GATCACGCGGATATCGAGTGGAAATTTGCAAGAACTAAATTATGGATGAGCTACTTTGAAGAGGGAGGAACGTTGCCGTCGCCGTTCAACATCATACCCAGTCCCAAGTCGTTTTATTATCTGACGGGGTGGATACGAGCGCATCTGTTTCACGTGCCCAGCATAAAAAGACTTGAAACTTTTGAAAGTTTAGGG AGGCGAGCGGCAGACAATGTGCGACTAAACCACGAGTATCAG GAGGTTTTGAAAAATCTCATCAAGAGGTACGTGGCGGCAATGATCCGAGATGCCAAGACGGAGAAAGGTTTGACCGAAGAAAACTTCAAG GAGCTCAAGCAGGACATCTCCAGCTTCCGCTACGAGGTGCTGGGAATGATGCGGGGCAAATGGCAAAGAGGCTCCATATTGGCCAGCTCCCCTTTCGCTTACCCGGGAAACTCCTTCAAGTATTCCCCCAAGTACTTCACGGCGGAAGAGTCGCAGCAGAGGCTGGAGGTGTTTGAGCTGAGCGGCCGCGGGCCCGGCCCGGGTGACGGCGCCATCGCCGTCAGCCCCGAGCAGACGCAGGCCAGGCGGGCTTCTCAGAACCGCTCCGCGATGGCCTCAAAGTGTTCCGACAGTGCCGAAAAGCAGCAGCTGAAAAGTCCCAGGGTGATAGTGCAAGTGGCACGGGAGTTGGAGAAGGACTCTCAAGAGAAAGACCTTCCCTGA
- the trpc4b gene encoding short transient receptor potential channel 4b isoform X2 → MSRLYYKKTGSPSYSDRIPLRIVRAEPELSALERAYLGAVGKGDYATVKEALEEAEIYFRINIDCVDSLGRTALLIAIENENLEIVDLLLSYNVHVGDALLHAIRKQVVGAVELLLNHKKPSGEKQLPPILQDKQFWGFTPDITPIILAAHTNNYEIIKLLVQRGVSIPQPHAVLCDCLECVSSSDVDGLRHSHCRLNIYKALASPSLIALSSEDPFLTAFQLSWELKELSRVENEFKAEYEALSRTCKQFAKDLLDQTRSSKELEIILNYRDDINPLLDENTNDLARVKLAIKYCQKEFVAQPNCQQLLASRWYDQIPGWRRRHWAVKLVTCMLIGLLFPVLSIFYLVSPKSRYGLLIRKPFIKFICHAASYLTFLFLLFLASQHIEAPQRDIQGPAPTVVEWMILPWVIGKQFLVFFPAIGHNATTCLCLEGFIWTEIKQMWDSGFQDYMDDWWNIMDFIMNALYLATISLKIVAYAKYSGHKPRCSWEMWHPTLIAEALFAIANIFSSLRLICLFTANSHLGPLQISLGRMLLDILKFLFIYCLVLLAFANGLNQLYYYYGTDVGDNCKGIRCMQQNNAFSTLFETLQSLFWSVFGLISLYVTRVKPPHEFTEFVGTTMFGTYNIISLVVLLNMLIAMMNNSYQHIADHADIEWKFARTKLWMSYFEEGGTLPSPFNIIPSPKSFYYLTGWIRAHLFHVPSIKRLETFESLGRRAADNVRLNHEYQEVLKNLIKRYVAAMIRDAKTEKGLTEENFKELKQDISSFRYEVLGMMRGKWQRGSILASSPFAYPGNSFKYSPKYFTAEESQQRLEVFELSGRGPGPGDGAIAVSPEQTQARRASQNRSAMASKCSDSAEKQQLKSPRVIVQVARELEKDSQEKDLP, encoded by the exons aTGTCCCGGCTGTACTACAAGAAGACGGGCAGCCCCTCCTACAGCGATCGCATCCCCCTGCGCATCGTGCGGGCCGAGCCGGAGCTCTCGGCCCTGGAGCGGGCCTACCTGGGGGCGGTGGGCAAGGGCGACTACGCCACGGTGAAGGAGGCCCTGGAGGAGGCCGAGATCTACTTCCGCATCAATATCGACTGCGTGGACTCGCTGGGGCGCACGGCGCTGCTCATCGCCATCGAGAACGAGAACCTGGAGATCGTGGACCTGCTGCTCAGCTACAACGTGCACGTGGGCGACGCCCTGCTGCACGCCATCCGCAAGCAGGTGGTGGGCGCCGTGGAACTGCTGCTCAACCACAAGAAGCCCAGCGGGGAGAAACAG CTCCCGCCAATCCTGCAGGACAAGCAGTTTTGGGGCTTCACCCCAGACATCACTCCCATCATCCTGGCGGCGCACACCAACAACTACGAGATCATCAAGCTGCTGGTGCAGCGAGGCGTGTCCATCCCGCAGCCGCACGCCGTGCTGTGCGACTGCCTGGAGTGCGTGTCCAGCTCAGACGTGGACGGCCTGCGCCACTCGCACTGCCGCCTCAACATCTACAAGGCGCTGGCCAGCCCCTCGCTCATCGCCTTGTCCAGCGAGGACCCTTTCCTCACCGCCTTCCAGCTCAGCTGGGAGCTGAAGGAGCTCAGCAGGGTGGAGAACGAGTTCAAGGCCGAGTACGAGGCGCTGTCGCGTACCTGCAAACAATTCGCCAAGGACCTCCTGGATCAGACCAGGAGCTCCAAGGAGCTGGAAATCATCCTCAACTACCGCGACGACATCAACCCGCTGCTGGATGAGAACACCAACGATCTGGCCCGGGTCAAGTTGGCCATCAAGTACTGTCAGAAGGAG TTTGTGGCCCAGCCCAACTGTCAGCAGCTGCTGGCGTCGCGCTGGTACGATCAGATCCCGGGGTGGAGAAGACGGCACTGGGCGGTCAAACTGGTCACCTGTATGCTCATCGGGCTCCTCTTCCCAGTCTTGTCCATCTTTTACTTGGTGTCGCCGAAGAGCCGCTACGGCCTGTTGATCCGCAAGCCCTTCATCAAGTTCATCTGTCACGCCGCTTCCTATTTGACCTTCCTGTTCCTGCTCTTCTTGGCGTCGCAGCACATCGAAGCCCCGCAGCGGGACATTCAGGGCCCGGCACCCACCGTGGTGGAATGGATGATCCTACCCTGGGTCATCGGTAAACAATTTCTCGTTTTTTTCCCGGCGATTGGTCATAATGCCACCACTTGCTTGTGTCTTGAAGGTTTCATCTGGACAGAGATCAAGCAGATGTGGGATAGCGGTTTCCAAGACTACATGGATGACTGGTGGAACATCATGGACTTCATTATGAACGCGTTGTACCTTGCAACCATTTCCCTCAAGATTGTTGCCTATGCAAAG TACAGCGGGCACAAACCCCGATGCAGCTGGGAAATGTGGCACCCGACTCTGATTGCCGAGGCGCTCTTCGCCATCGCCAACATCTTCAGTTCCCTGCGCCTCATCTGCCTTTTCACCGCCAACTCCCACCTGGGCCCGCTGCAGATCTCACTGGGCCGCATGCTCCTCGACATCCTCAAGTTCCTCTTCATCTACTGTCTGGTGCTGCTGGCCTTCGCCAACGGCCTCAACCAGCTCTACTACTACTACGGAACCGATGTGGGCGACAACTGCAAGGGAATCCGCTGCATGCAGCAGAACAACGCCTTCTCCAC gttattcGAGACGCTGCAGTCGTTATTCTGGTCCGTGTTTGGCCTCATTTCCCTCTACGTGACACGAGTGAAGCCGCCCCACGAATTTACCGAGTTTGTCGGAACCACCATGTTCGGCACGTACAACATCATCTCCCTGGTGGTGCTGCTGAACATGCTCATCGCCATGATGAACAACTCGTACCAGCACATTGCG GATCACGCGGATATCGAGTGGAAATTTGCAAGAACTAAATTATGGATGAGCTACTTTGAAGAGGGAGGAACGTTGCCGTCGCCGTTCAACATCATACCCAGTCCCAAGTCGTTTTATTATCTGACGGGGTGGATACGAGCGCATCTGTTTCACGTGCCCAGCATAAAAAGACTTGAAACTTTTGAAAGTTTAGGG AGGCGAGCGGCAGACAATGTGCGACTAAACCACGAGTATCAG GAGGTTTTGAAAAATCTCATCAAGAGGTACGTGGCGGCAATGATCCGAGATGCCAAGACGGAGAAAGGTTTGACCGAAGAAAACTTCAAG GAGCTCAAGCAGGACATCTCCAGCTTCCGCTACGAGGTGCTGGGAATGATGCGGGGCAAATGGCAAAGAGGCTCCATATTGGCCAGCTCCCCTTTCGCTTACCCGGGAAACTCCTTCAAGTATTCCCCCAAGTACTTCACGGCGGAAGAGTCGCAGCAGAGGCTGGAGGTGTTTGAGCTGAGCGGCCGCGGGCCCGGCCCGGGTGACGGCGCCATCGCCGTCAGCCCCGAGCAGACGCAGGCCAGGCGGGCTTCTCAGAACCGCTCCGCGATGGCCTCAAAGTGTTCCGACAGTGCCGAAAAGCAGCAGCTGAAAAGTCCCAGGGTGATAGTGCAAGTGGCACGGGAGTTGGAGAAGGACTCTCAAGAGAAAGACCTTCCCTGA
- the trpc4b gene encoding short transient receptor potential channel 4b isoform X4 has protein sequence MSRLYYKKTGSPSYSDRIPLRIVRAEPELSALERAYLGAVGKGDYATVKEALEEAEIYFRINIDCVDSLGRTALLIAIENENLEIVDLLLSYNVHVGDALLHAIRKQVVGAVELLLNHKKPSGEKQLPPILQDKQFWGFTPDITPIILAAHTNNYEIIKLLVQRGVSIPQPHAVLCDCLECVSSSDVDGLRHSHCRLNIYKALASPSLIALSSEDPFLTAFQLSWELKELSRVENEFKAEYEALSRTCKQFAKDLLDQTRSSKELEIILNYRDDINPLLDENTNDLARVKLAIKYCQKEFVAQPNCQQLLASRWYDQIPGWRRRHWAVKLVTCMLIGLLFPVLSIFYLVSPKSRYGLLIRKPFIKFICHAASYLTFLFLLFLASQHIEAPQRDIQGPAPTVVEWMILPWVIGFIWTEIKQMWDSGFQDYMDDWWNIMDFIMNALYLATISLKIVAYAKYSGHKPRCSWEMWHPTLIAEALFAIANIFSSLRLICLFTANSHLGPLQISLGRMLLDILKFLFIYCLVLLAFANGLNQLYYYYGTDVGDNCKGIRCMQQNNAFSTLFETLQSLFWSVFGLISLYVTRVKPPHEFTEFVGTTMFGTYNIISLVVLLNMLIAMMNNSYQHIADHADIEWKFARTKLWMSYFEEGGTLPSPFNIIPSPKSFYYLTGWIRAHLFHVPSIKRLETFESLGRRAADNVRLNHEYQEVLKNLIKRYVAAMIRDAKTEKGLTEENFKELKQDISSFRYEVLGMMRGKWQRGSILASSPFAYPGNSFKYSPKYFTAEESQQRLEVFELSGRGPGPGDGAIAVSPEQTQARRASQNRSAMASKCSDSAEKQQLKSPRVIVQVARELEKDSQEKDLP, from the exons aTGTCCCGGCTGTACTACAAGAAGACGGGCAGCCCCTCCTACAGCGATCGCATCCCCCTGCGCATCGTGCGGGCCGAGCCGGAGCTCTCGGCCCTGGAGCGGGCCTACCTGGGGGCGGTGGGCAAGGGCGACTACGCCACGGTGAAGGAGGCCCTGGAGGAGGCCGAGATCTACTTCCGCATCAATATCGACTGCGTGGACTCGCTGGGGCGCACGGCGCTGCTCATCGCCATCGAGAACGAGAACCTGGAGATCGTGGACCTGCTGCTCAGCTACAACGTGCACGTGGGCGACGCCCTGCTGCACGCCATCCGCAAGCAGGTGGTGGGCGCCGTGGAACTGCTGCTCAACCACAAGAAGCCCAGCGGGGAGAAACAG CTCCCGCCAATCCTGCAGGACAAGCAGTTTTGGGGCTTCACCCCAGACATCACTCCCATCATCCTGGCGGCGCACACCAACAACTACGAGATCATCAAGCTGCTGGTGCAGCGAGGCGTGTCCATCCCGCAGCCGCACGCCGTGCTGTGCGACTGCCTGGAGTGCGTGTCCAGCTCAGACGTGGACGGCCTGCGCCACTCGCACTGCCGCCTCAACATCTACAAGGCGCTGGCCAGCCCCTCGCTCATCGCCTTGTCCAGCGAGGACCCTTTCCTCACCGCCTTCCAGCTCAGCTGGGAGCTGAAGGAGCTCAGCAGGGTGGAGAACGAGTTCAAGGCCGAGTACGAGGCGCTGTCGCGTACCTGCAAACAATTCGCCAAGGACCTCCTGGATCAGACCAGGAGCTCCAAGGAGCTGGAAATCATCCTCAACTACCGCGACGACATCAACCCGCTGCTGGATGAGAACACCAACGATCTGGCCCGGGTCAAGTTGGCCATCAAGTACTGTCAGAAGGAG TTTGTGGCCCAGCCCAACTGTCAGCAGCTGCTGGCGTCGCGCTGGTACGATCAGATCCCGGGGTGGAGAAGACGGCACTGGGCGGTCAAACTGGTCACCTGTATGCTCATCGGGCTCCTCTTCCCAGTCTTGTCCATCTTTTACTTGGTGTCGCCGAAGAGCCGCTACGGCCTGTTGATCCGCAAGCCCTTCATCAAGTTCATCTGTCACGCCGCTTCCTATTTGACCTTCCTGTTCCTGCTCTTCTTGGCGTCGCAGCACATCGAAGCCCCGCAGCGGGACATTCAGGGCCCGGCACCCACCGTGGTGGAATGGATGATCCTACCCTGGGTCATCG GTTTCATCTGGACAGAGATCAAGCAGATGTGGGATAGCGGTTTCCAAGACTACATGGATGACTGGTGGAACATCATGGACTTCATTATGAACGCGTTGTACCTTGCAACCATTTCCCTCAAGATTGTTGCCTATGCAAAG TACAGCGGGCACAAACCCCGATGCAGCTGGGAAATGTGGCACCCGACTCTGATTGCCGAGGCGCTCTTCGCCATCGCCAACATCTTCAGTTCCCTGCGCCTCATCTGCCTTTTCACCGCCAACTCCCACCTGGGCCCGCTGCAGATCTCACTGGGCCGCATGCTCCTCGACATCCTCAAGTTCCTCTTCATCTACTGTCTGGTGCTGCTGGCCTTCGCCAACGGCCTCAACCAGCTCTACTACTACTACGGAACCGATGTGGGCGACAACTGCAAGGGAATCCGCTGCATGCAGCAGAACAACGCCTTCTCCAC gttattcGAGACGCTGCAGTCGTTATTCTGGTCCGTGTTTGGCCTCATTTCCCTCTACGTGACACGAGTGAAGCCGCCCCACGAATTTACCGAGTTTGTCGGAACCACCATGTTCGGCACGTACAACATCATCTCCCTGGTGGTGCTGCTGAACATGCTCATCGCCATGATGAACAACTCGTACCAGCACATTGCG GATCACGCGGATATCGAGTGGAAATTTGCAAGAACTAAATTATGGATGAGCTACTTTGAAGAGGGAGGAACGTTGCCGTCGCCGTTCAACATCATACCCAGTCCCAAGTCGTTTTATTATCTGACGGGGTGGATACGAGCGCATCTGTTTCACGTGCCCAGCATAAAAAGACTTGAAACTTTTGAAAGTTTAGGG AGGCGAGCGGCAGACAATGTGCGACTAAACCACGAGTATCAG GAGGTTTTGAAAAATCTCATCAAGAGGTACGTGGCGGCAATGATCCGAGATGCCAAGACGGAGAAAGGTTTGACCGAAGAAAACTTCAAG GAGCTCAAGCAGGACATCTCCAGCTTCCGCTACGAGGTGCTGGGAATGATGCGGGGCAAATGGCAAAGAGGCTCCATATTGGCCAGCTCCCCTTTCGCTTACCCGGGAAACTCCTTCAAGTATTCCCCCAAGTACTTCACGGCGGAAGAGTCGCAGCAGAGGCTGGAGGTGTTTGAGCTGAGCGGCCGCGGGCCCGGCCCGGGTGACGGCGCCATCGCCGTCAGCCCCGAGCAGACGCAGGCCAGGCGGGCTTCTCAGAACCGCTCCGCGATGGCCTCAAAGTGTTCCGACAGTGCCGAAAAGCAGCAGCTGAAAAGTCCCAGGGTGATAGTGCAAGTGGCACGGGAGTTGGAGAAGGACTCTCAAGAGAAAGACCTTCCCTGA
- the trpc4b gene encoding short transient receptor potential channel 4b isoform X3, producing MSRLYYKKTGSPSYSDRIPLRIVRAEPELSALERAYLGAVGKGDYATVKEALEEAEIYFRINIDCVDSLGRTALLIAIENENLEIVDLLLSYNVHVGDALLHAIRKQVVGAVELLLNHKKPSGEKQKLPPILQDKQFWGFTPDITPIILAAHTNNYEIIKLLVQRGVSIPQPHAVLCDCLECVSSSDVDGLRHSHCRLNIYKALASPSLIALSSEDPFLTAFQLSWELKELSRVENEFKAEYEALSRTCKQFAKDLLDQTRSSKELEIILNYRDDINPLLDENTNDLARVKLAIKYCQKEFVAQPNCQQLLASRWYDQIPGWRRRHWAVKLVTCMLIGLLFPVLSIFYLVSPKSRYGLLIRKPFIKFICHAASYLTFLFLLFLASQHIEAPQRDIQGPAPTVVEWMILPWVIGFIWTEIKQMWDSGFQDYMDDWWNIMDFIMNALYLATISLKIVAYAKYSGHKPRCSWEMWHPTLIAEALFAIANIFSSLRLICLFTANSHLGPLQISLGRMLLDILKFLFIYCLVLLAFANGLNQLYYYYGTDVGDNCKGIRCMQQNNAFSTLFETLQSLFWSVFGLISLYVTRVKPPHEFTEFVGTTMFGTYNIISLVVLLNMLIAMMNNSYQHIADHADIEWKFARTKLWMSYFEEGGTLPSPFNIIPSPKSFYYLTGWIRAHLFHVPSIKRLETFESLGRRAADNVRLNHEYQEVLKNLIKRYVAAMIRDAKTEKGLTEENFKELKQDISSFRYEVLGMMRGKWQRGSILASSPFAYPGNSFKYSPKYFTAEESQQRLEVFELSGRGPGPGDGAIAVSPEQTQARRASQNRSAMASKCSDSAEKQQLKSPRVIVQVARELEKDSQEKDLP from the exons aTGTCCCGGCTGTACTACAAGAAGACGGGCAGCCCCTCCTACAGCGATCGCATCCCCCTGCGCATCGTGCGGGCCGAGCCGGAGCTCTCGGCCCTGGAGCGGGCCTACCTGGGGGCGGTGGGCAAGGGCGACTACGCCACGGTGAAGGAGGCCCTGGAGGAGGCCGAGATCTACTTCCGCATCAATATCGACTGCGTGGACTCGCTGGGGCGCACGGCGCTGCTCATCGCCATCGAGAACGAGAACCTGGAGATCGTGGACCTGCTGCTCAGCTACAACGTGCACGTGGGCGACGCCCTGCTGCACGCCATCCGCAAGCAGGTGGTGGGCGCCGTGGAACTGCTGCTCAACCACAAGAAGCCCAGCGGGGAGAAACAG AAGCTCCCGCCAATCCTGCAGGACAAGCAGTTTTGGGGCTTCACCCCAGACATCACTCCCATCATCCTGGCGGCGCACACCAACAACTACGAGATCATCAAGCTGCTGGTGCAGCGAGGCGTGTCCATCCCGCAGCCGCACGCCGTGCTGTGCGACTGCCTGGAGTGCGTGTCCAGCTCAGACGTGGACGGCCTGCGCCACTCGCACTGCCGCCTCAACATCTACAAGGCGCTGGCCAGCCCCTCGCTCATCGCCTTGTCCAGCGAGGACCCTTTCCTCACCGCCTTCCAGCTCAGCTGGGAGCTGAAGGAGCTCAGCAGGGTGGAGAACGAGTTCAAGGCCGAGTACGAGGCGCTGTCGCGTACCTGCAAACAATTCGCCAAGGACCTCCTGGATCAGACCAGGAGCTCCAAGGAGCTGGAAATCATCCTCAACTACCGCGACGACATCAACCCGCTGCTGGATGAGAACACCAACGATCTGGCCCGGGTCAAGTTGGCCATCAAGTACTGTCAGAAGGAG TTTGTGGCCCAGCCCAACTGTCAGCAGCTGCTGGCGTCGCGCTGGTACGATCAGATCCCGGGGTGGAGAAGACGGCACTGGGCGGTCAAACTGGTCACCTGTATGCTCATCGGGCTCCTCTTCCCAGTCTTGTCCATCTTTTACTTGGTGTCGCCGAAGAGCCGCTACGGCCTGTTGATCCGCAAGCCCTTCATCAAGTTCATCTGTCACGCCGCTTCCTATTTGACCTTCCTGTTCCTGCTCTTCTTGGCGTCGCAGCACATCGAAGCCCCGCAGCGGGACATTCAGGGCCCGGCACCCACCGTGGTGGAATGGATGATCCTACCCTGGGTCATCG GTTTCATCTGGACAGAGATCAAGCAGATGTGGGATAGCGGTTTCCAAGACTACATGGATGACTGGTGGAACATCATGGACTTCATTATGAACGCGTTGTACCTTGCAACCATTTCCCTCAAGATTGTTGCCTATGCAAAG TACAGCGGGCACAAACCCCGATGCAGCTGGGAAATGTGGCACCCGACTCTGATTGCCGAGGCGCTCTTCGCCATCGCCAACATCTTCAGTTCCCTGCGCCTCATCTGCCTTTTCACCGCCAACTCCCACCTGGGCCCGCTGCAGATCTCACTGGGCCGCATGCTCCTCGACATCCTCAAGTTCCTCTTCATCTACTGTCTGGTGCTGCTGGCCTTCGCCAACGGCCTCAACCAGCTCTACTACTACTACGGAACCGATGTGGGCGACAACTGCAAGGGAATCCGCTGCATGCAGCAGAACAACGCCTTCTCCAC gttattcGAGACGCTGCAGTCGTTATTCTGGTCCGTGTTTGGCCTCATTTCCCTCTACGTGACACGAGTGAAGCCGCCCCACGAATTTACCGAGTTTGTCGGAACCACCATGTTCGGCACGTACAACATCATCTCCCTGGTGGTGCTGCTGAACATGCTCATCGCCATGATGAACAACTCGTACCAGCACATTGCG GATCACGCGGATATCGAGTGGAAATTTGCAAGAACTAAATTATGGATGAGCTACTTTGAAGAGGGAGGAACGTTGCCGTCGCCGTTCAACATCATACCCAGTCCCAAGTCGTTTTATTATCTGACGGGGTGGATACGAGCGCATCTGTTTCACGTGCCCAGCATAAAAAGACTTGAAACTTTTGAAAGTTTAGGG AGGCGAGCGGCAGACAATGTGCGACTAAACCACGAGTATCAG GAGGTTTTGAAAAATCTCATCAAGAGGTACGTGGCGGCAATGATCCGAGATGCCAAGACGGAGAAAGGTTTGACCGAAGAAAACTTCAAG GAGCTCAAGCAGGACATCTCCAGCTTCCGCTACGAGGTGCTGGGAATGATGCGGGGCAAATGGCAAAGAGGCTCCATATTGGCCAGCTCCCCTTTCGCTTACCCGGGAAACTCCTTCAAGTATTCCCCCAAGTACTTCACGGCGGAAGAGTCGCAGCAGAGGCTGGAGGTGTTTGAGCTGAGCGGCCGCGGGCCCGGCCCGGGTGACGGCGCCATCGCCGTCAGCCCCGAGCAGACGCAGGCCAGGCGGGCTTCTCAGAACCGCTCCGCGATGGCCTCAAAGTGTTCCGACAGTGCCGAAAAGCAGCAGCTGAAAAGTCCCAGGGTGATAGTGCAAGTGGCACGGGAGTTGGAGAAGGACTCTCAAGAGAAAGACCTTCCCTGA